The following proteins are encoded in a genomic region of Phragmites australis chromosome 9, lpPhrAust1.1, whole genome shotgun sequence:
- the LOC133928015 gene encoding uncharacterized protein LOC133928015: protein MKKPSTAASAAAQLLVRHAGREAANGDSIEFFSALPKCQPDPHVTGQTGRGPGRPAEGRSKVRRGSSGDGTDELLSSEIGKHDYDWLLTPPATPLWSQATRASDHQVSAAAVPSRLARARSTSHAKSNSRLGPTGRPNETSTLRLARSSSAMHSSINTPAIASSGHVSHVRTLSSVSASSINTAASNASVSSTALGSATTSPRTPGTARSAWATARPCRRDKEGKQATCSFAGQSRASSKSNPGPPAPTCSRAHATPSVSSPRSTTSTFRRPAQARRADVVVSRSRLASQSSGTGSTAQTASSSAPQPRDVHLTRGARALPSSSSNGIKTWPVSVAVKQNDMAAANATTQRWRQSLAPAIAAARNARREDSLDNGSRRNSARRKINTEKATPQRTAVAAVGNGLARTGSRKSANSNAERTVNENDDGRRQDVNHGGALAHRKQALQHRSSRSVASRSRLGLTVTASEASGSISKCRFTSENGHRVAACARIAGTDAFPSTRYDAMLLREDPKNLTWLRGCDDGDDGSGGGLDLVDGSLEPFDVATGLRGTAFWCASAKTLTSGTRVVEKDHVKMRGDVPHYARLARFGERHGTRWNMAVIDDSIGGFGHFEHSGSKRSMSYINRDMSRREDWVDKG, encoded by the exons ATGAAGAAGCCATCCACAGCCGCATCGGCCGCGGCGCAGCTCCTCGTGCGCCACGCCGGGCGGGAGGCTGCCAATGGCGATAGCATTGAGTTCTTCTCGGCCCTGCCAAAGTGCCAGCCTGATCCTCACGTCACCGGTCAAACCG GGAGAGGACCAGGCCGACCCGCCGAGGGGAGGAGTAAGGTGAGGCGCGGAAGCAGCGGCGACGGCACCGACGAGCTGCTGTCCTCGGAGATCGGAAAGCATGACTATGATTG GCTGCTGACTCCTCCAGCGACGCCGCTCTGGTCACAGGCGACGAGAGCCTCCGACCATCAGgtctccgccgccgcggtgCCGAGTCGGCTGGCAAGAGCCAGATCGACGTCACATGCGAAAAGTAATTCGCGG CTAGGCCCGACAGGCCGGCCGAATGAGACTTCGACGTTAAGGTTGGCCAGGAGCAGCTCCGCGATGCACTCCTCCATCAACACGCCCGCGATCGCGTCATCCGGTCACGTATCACACGTCCGGACACTTTCGTCGGTGTCGGCATCCTCGATCAATACCGCCGCAAGCAATGCGTCTGTGAGCTCCACGGCATTGGGGTCCGCGACGACAAGCCCCCGCACGCCCGGGACAGCAAGGAGCGCGTGGGCGACCGCCCGGCCCTGTCGCCGGGACAAAGAGGGGAAGCAGGCCACCTGCTCCTTCGCGGGCCAATCCAGGGCATCGTCCAAGTCCAACCCCGGGCCCCCGGCGCCGACGTGCTCCCGTGCACACGCGACGCCCAGCGTTTCGAGCCCAAGGTCAACCACCTCCACGTTTCGTCGCCCTGCACAGGCCAGACGTGCCGATGTCGTCGTGTCACGTTCGAGGCTGGCAAGCCAGAGTAGCGGCACCGGGTCAACGGCGCAGACAGCATCGTCTTCCGCGCCTCAGCCTCGCGACGTGCATCTTACAAGGGGCGCACGCGCATTGCCATCATCATCCAGCAATGGCATCAAGACGTGGCCGGTGTCAGTGGCCGTGAAGCAGAACGACATGGCCGCGGCGAACGCGACGACCCAGAGGTGGCGGCAGTCCCTGGCCCCGGCGATTGCTGCCGCTCGGAATGCGCGGAGGGAGGACTCGTTGGACAATGGATCACGAAGAAACAGCGCCAGGCGAAAGATCAACACCGAGAAGGCCACGCCTCAACGTACTGCTGTCGCCGCCGTGGGCAATGGGCTCGCGAGGACTGGCTCCCGGAAGTCGGCAAACAGCAACGCAGAGCGCACCGTGAATGAGAATGATGACGGCCGACGGCAGGACGTCAACCACGGTGGTGCCCTGGCCCACCGGAAGCAGGCGTTACAGCATCGGAGCAGCCGCTCTGTGGCGTCAAGAAGCCGCCTTGGCCTCACGGTCACGGCCTCCGAAGCGTCCGGCTCGATTTCCAAGTGCCGGTTCACGTCCGAGAACGGCCATCGTGTGGCTGCCTGTGCGAGGATCGCCGGGACGGACGCGTTCCCGAGCACGCGTTACGACGCCATGCTGCTCCGGGAGGACCCCAAGAACCTGACGTGGCTGCGTGGTTGCGATGACGGTGATGACGGCAGCGGAGGCGGCTTAGATTTGGTGGACGGCTCGCTGGAGCCGTTCGACGTGGCTACTGGGTTGCGCGGAACGGCG TTTTGGTGTGCTTCCGCTAAAACCCTAACCAGTGGAACCAGAGTTGTGGAGAAAGATCATGTGAAGATGCGAGGAGATGTTCCACACTACGCAAGGCTTGCACGGTTCGGGGAACGACATGGCACAAGGTGGAACATGGCGGTGATTGATGACTCGATTGGTGGATTTGGACACTTCGAGCACAGTGGATCAAAACGTTCGATGAGCTACATCAACAGGGATATGTCCAGACGTGAAGATTGGGTTGATAAAGGCTAG